TAATTCGGTAGTAGCACCTATACTGCTGTCCAGCATAAAAAACTGTGTGTTGGTCGAAAAATTTCCGTTAAAGGTACCTTTGTCGTCTTGAGCTTGCATGATGTTTACTGCAAATAAAAGTACAATACTTATTCTTAATTTTAACTTCATTCTTTTGGTTTTTCTATTTGCTCTTTTGGAGTTGTTGTTTTTTCTTTTAATTCTTTGTCAAAGGTAAACCTAAAACTTAATTGTGTGCTTAATCCTAAATTAATATCATATACGGAGGCGATGTCTAAATTTATTTTGTGGTATTTGTACCCAAAACCAAAAGTGCCATTGAATACACCCGTGCTTACCCCCATCCTGAATATATATTTGCTGTTGGGCTGATATGAAATACCGCCCCTAAAAAGGAAACCATGATTTAAATCCTTTACACCTTCGGCATTAATTCGTACTTTGGTAGATGCTTTATATCCCAATGCCAGCGTAGCCGAACCGGGTAAACGGTTATTGGTTATATCTGATTGTTTCACTCTATTTGGGTTACTCACATGGAATGCCCCCGTAAAATCTTTGTTGATGGTATACATAATTCCTGCATCGAAAAACATATTATTATAAGTGCCGTTCTGTGTGCCCATATAAGTTTGCAGAAAATTTAATTTAATACCGCCCGTAAAGCCCGGAGCCATTTTTTTTGAAACGCCTAAACCATATAAGGTGGTGTTCAAATCGCTATTGCCCATTTTGCTAAAACCAATACCCACAGCATAAGAAGCAAATGGAAATACTACTGCCGCCCCGCCACGGTTGAGGTCTTTAATAGCAAATTTGTTTTCGGAATATACACCTAACTGCACGGTTGAAAAATTTGACATACCTGCTATATTGTTGTAGAATGACCATACGTCGGTGCTGAGGCGTGAAGTGCCGCCCATGCCTGCCGCTGCTGCTCCCACAGGGTTTTGTATTTGGGCCGATGATAGATTTGTATATAATAACAAACCTGTTAACATGAAAAAATTCCTTAGCACGTTTGCAAATATATCTATAAATTTTATAAAGCCAATTCTTTTATCAATTTTGGCAAGCCCAAAGCAGCGGTATTCTCTATCACTTTTATATTGTTGCCCGAACTAACAGGAGGATAGGGGTCTACCAAATATATAGTGGCTTTTCGTGGGGCATAATCCAGCAAACCTGCTGCGGGATAAACTTGCAGCGAGGTGCCAACTACAATTACGATATCTGCTTTTTGTACTACCATAGCGGCTTTATTTATCATGGGAACCGCTTCGCCAAACCATACAATATGGGGCCTTAACTGTGAATTTTTTTCGCAGTTGTCTCCCGGTTCTATATTTTTGTAGCCAATATCATATAGTAGTGATTCGTCAATTGTGCTTCGGGCTTTCACTATTTCGCCATGCAAATGTATAATATTGGTAGAGCCCGCTCGTTCATGCAGGTCGTCAATGTTTTGGGTAATGATGGTCACTTCTGCAATTTCCTGCAATTGTGCCAATGCCTTGTGGCCCGCATTGGGTTTGGCCTTGCCTATTTCTTGCCTCCGAAGGTTATAAAACTCAAGCACCATTTTATAATCATGTTGCCAGCCTTCGGGCGATGCAACTTCCATCACCTTATACCCATTCCAAAGCCCGTTATTGCCCCTAAAAGTTTGAAGCCCGCTTTCGGCACTTATGCCTGCACCTGTTAGCACAACGATATGCTTCATCAATAAAAATTAATTTGATGCTACAATATCAAGTCCTGTGGTTTTAATTTTATCAAAGCCACCCAAAACATTTTTTACTTTATCAATTCCTTTCGATTTGAGCCAAGCGGCTGCAATCATACTGCGGTAGCCTCCTGCACAATGTATATAATAAGTTTTTTCTTTGTTGAGGGTCGAGATATTCTTATCCATATCTGATAAGTTGAAATGGGTAGCGTGACCCAAATGTCCATTGTCCCATTCACCAGGCTTGCGAACGTCGAGTACATTTAGTTCATCAAAATTATAATCAATCGCAAATTCTTCGGGTTCGATAGAGATGACCATATCATAACGTTTACCACTTTCTTCCCATGCTTTAAAACCACCTTCTAAATAGCCTTGTATATTGTCGAAACCCACACGGGCAAGACGGGTAGCAGATTCTTCTTCTTTGCCAGGCTCACAAACTATAATAATACTTTGGTGGATATTGAGTAAGGTTGCCGCCCAAATAGCATACTGTCCGTTAAGGCCAAAGTTATATGCTTTGGGAACAAAACCCAACTCAAATTGATCAGGAATTCTGGTATCTATTATATTGACTCCTGTTCTCGACAATTCTATAAATTGCTCCACAGACAAAGGTTTCAAAGCTTTTGATATTATATCTGCAAGAGGTTCGTATCCGTTTTTATTCAATTTCGCATCCTCAAAAAAGTAGGCAGGTGCAGGAGAAATTCCAGTAGTAATTGTTTTGATGAATTCCTCCTTACTCATCGGTTGCAAAGCATAATTACCTAGCTTTTGTGTGCCAATGGTTGAGAAAGTTTCTTTGCCAATATTTTTGCCGCAGGCCGAGCCAGGTCCATGTCCGGGATAGTGAATTACATCATCGTTCAAAGGCATCAATTTGTTATGCAAGGAATCGTACATCATGCCAGCCAAATCTTCGGGTTTCATTAATCCATCCAATAAATCGGGTCGGCCCACATCGCCTACAAATAAAGTATCGCCTGTAAATACGGCATGTTCTTTTCCGTTTTCATCATATAATAAATAACATGAAGATTCAGGCGTATGGCCGGGTGTGTGTAATACTTTTATATTGAGTTTGCCTAGTGGAAGAATTTCACCATCAGTAGCTACATGAACCGGGAAATTAGTTTTGGTAGTAGGGCCATATATAATAGTTGCCCCAGTTTCTTTGGCTAGGTCTATATGTCCGCTCACAAAATCGGCATGGAAATGTGTTTCAAAAATATATTTGATGGCGGCACCGCGTTCATTGGCCAACTTCAGATAGGCAGCAACGTCACGGATTGGGTCAATGATGGCAGCCTCGCCTTCGCTCTCAATATAATAAGCGGCTTGTGCAAGGCAATTGGTATATAATTGTTCTATAAACATGAGGGTAATTTTGTGCAAAAATAATAAATTTTAGGGAAGAATTTTATATTGATTTAATAACGATTGAGCAGTATGTTTGTTTGCTAGATTGCAATCGTCAAAAAAATAAAATTAATTTTGTAGGCACCCATTTCCTAAAAATTAAAGTTATGCTATGCATTAGCATATATTAAAAATATGAAAAAATACTTACACCTTATTATTATTACTTTGTTGTTTTCAAACGTAAAAGTATTAAGTCAAATTTCGAGTAACGCACTTAATTTTGATGGCCTTGCTGATTATGTATCGGCACCATTGACTGGAGTATTTAAAAATATTGAAACGAATGAGGTCACGATAGAAGCCTGGATAAAACCCGATACAAATAAATTCTCAAGAATATTATTTGCCCAACTTGATACAAACGATTTTATAAATATATCAATTGCAAATAACAATGAAATTGTGTTTTATGTTTATTCTGGAGGGAATAATAGTATATCAACTATTGATACGG
This sequence is a window from Bacteroidota bacterium. Protein-coding genes within it:
- a CDS encoding NAD-dependent deacylase translates to MKHIVVLTGAGISAESGLQTFRGNNGLWNGYKVMEVASPEGWQHDYKMVLEFYNLRRQEIGKAKPNAGHKALAQLQEIAEVTIITQNIDDLHERAGSTNIIHLHGEIVKARSTIDESLLYDIGYKNIEPGDNCEKNSQLRPHIVWFGEAVPMINKAAMVVQKADIVIVVGTSLQVYPAAGLLDYAPRKATIYLVDPYPPVSSGNNIKVIENTAALGLPKLIKELAL
- a CDS encoding rhodanese-like domain-containing protein, with the translated sequence MFIEQLYTNCLAQAAYYIESEGEAAIIDPIRDVAAYLKLANERGAAIKYIFETHFHADFVSGHIDLAKETGATIIYGPTTKTNFPVHVATDGEILPLGKLNIKVLHTPGHTPESSCYLLYDENGKEHAVFTGDTLFVGDVGRPDLLDGLMKPEDLAGMMYDSLHNKLMPLNDDVIHYPGHGPGSACGKNIGKETFSTIGTQKLGNYALQPMSKEEFIKTITTGISPAPAYFFEDAKLNKNGYEPLADIISKALKPLSVEQFIELSRTGVNIIDTRIPDQFELGFVPKAYNFGLNGQYAIWAATLLNIHQSIIIVCEPGKEEESATRLARVGFDNIQGYLEGGFKAWEESGKRYDMVISIEPEEFAIDYNFDELNVLDVRKPGEWDNGHLGHATHFNLSDMDKNISTLNKEKTYYIHCAGGYRSMIAAAWLKSKGIDKVKNVLGGFDKIKTTGLDIVASN
- a CDS encoding LamG-like jellyroll fold domain-containing protein, whose translation is MKKYLHLIIITLLFSNVKVLSQISSNALNFDGLADYVSAPLTGVFKNIETNEVTIEAWIKPDTNKFSRILFAQLDTNDFINISIANNNEIVFYVYSGGNNSISTIDTVR